The Brassica oleracea var. oleracea cultivar TO1000 chromosome C6, BOL, whole genome shotgun sequence genome includes a region encoding these proteins:
- the LOC106297865 gene encoding protein FAR1-RELATED SEQUENCE 5-like has protein sequence MRKVLIVDGTHLKNVYGGVLLVATAQDPDHHHYPIAFGVADGENDESWIWFMEQLKSVISDVSGLVFLSDRNKSLIKSVRLVFPEAAHGYCIWHLSQNVKSHVHNNKDTCAFKFRECAHAYTEAEFKYLYHAFRRKYPSAVVYLDKSVEEKKWARCYFRGDRYNVDTANSVESFNGVIKEARKYTLLPMFDVIIAKMSEWFNTHRKEAAEIPYTLKLVPILETEMSKRCVAAGFLTVDELHSFHLEYSVHGTDGKVYTVDMARNTCSCEQFDKDKYPCVHGVAAATFMTAAAGRELHLSEFCSKYYLVEQWALAYHRTVYLVLHMSDWVIPEDVRAKKIFPPDFETKKGKPQQTRFPSVGESRGRGKRGRGGARGRGEARGRGRARGGGITSYFECGSGSGSGTT, from the coding sequence ATGAGGAAAGTCCTCATTGTGGATGGAACACACCTCAAGAATGTTTATGGTGGAGTTCTCCTTGTTGCCACTGCTCAGGATCCTGATCATCACCACTACCCAATTGCGTTTGGTGTAGCAGATGGTGAGAATGATGAAAGCTGGATATGGTTTATGGAACAGTTGAAATCAGTGATATCCGATGTCTCGGGATTGGTATTTCTTTCAGATAGAAACAAAAGCTTGATCAAGTCAGTACGTCTAGTGTTCCCTGAGGCCGCACATGGGTATTGTATATGGCATTTGTCTCAGAATGTTAAAAGCCACGTCCATAACAACAAAGATACTTGTGCGTTCAAGTTTAGAGAATGCGCACACGCTTATACGGAGGCTGAGTTCAAGTACCTTTATCATGCTTTTCGTAGGAAGTATCCTAGTGCAGTAGTGTATCTTGACAAAAGTGTTGAAGAGAAGAAATGGGCTAGATGTTACTTCAGAGGAGATAGGTACAATGTTGACACCGCCAATTCAGTAGAATCTTTTAATGGTGTTATTAAGGAAGCGAGAAAGTACACTTTACTACCAATGTTTGATGTTATTATTGCAAAAATGTCTGAATGGTTTAACACCCATAGGAAGGAGGCAGCTGAGATACCATACACACTGAAGCTTGTGCCTATTTTGGAAACCGAAATGTCTAAAAGATGTGTTGCAGCGGGGTTTCTTACGGTTGACGAGTTACACAGCTTCCATCTTGAGTACAGTGTGCATGGTACTGACGGCAAGGTTTATACTGTTGATATGGCTAGGAATACTTGCAGCTGTGAGCAATTTGATAAAGACAAATACCCTTGTGTGCATGGAGTTGCTGCTGCCACATTCATGACTGCGGCAGCGGGAAGGGAACTCCATCTATCTGAGTTTTGTTCAAAATACTATTTGGTGGAGCAATGGGCTTTGGCTTATCACAGGACCGTATATCTTGTTCTTCATATGTCTGATTGGGTTATACCAGAAGATGTTAGAGCAAAGAAAATATTTCCTCCAGATTTTGAAACGAAGAAAGGAAAACCACAACAAACAAGATTTCCATCAGTTGGAGAATCCCGTGGAAGAGGAAAAAGAGGCAGAGGGGGAGCTAGAGGCAGAGGGGAAGCTAGGGGCAGAGGCAGAGCCAGAGGAGGAGGTATAACATCGTATTTCGAATGTGGAAGTGGTTCAGGTTCGGGAACTACTTAG
- the LOC106300875 gene encoding BEL1-like homeodomain protein 3: MAVYYQTSVGMQPLYQEPIYLSEQQQQQQASSSSAEIISGGGGLEVPNSGSGVQNEMLFIPPTTSAGLNGSVTVSSNDLSFHGGGLSLSLGNQIQYHYQNLPNQLNYNPSLSNENGKSPSSGYINGVGLYNNYRYETTGFVSSVLRSPYLKPTQLLLDEVVSVRKDSNKKTKNNNEKGQDFTNGSSENNTDNKELSSSERQELQSKKNKLLTMVNEVDQRYNQYHHQMEALASSFEMVAGLGAAKPYTSVALNRISRHFRCLRDALKEQVQVIRGKLGEEKESCEEQGERIPRLRYLDQRLRQQRALHQQLGMVRPSWRPQRGLPENSVSILRAWLFEHFLHPYPKESEKIMLAKQTGLSKNQVANWFINARVRLWKPMIEEMYKEEFGDSSSELLSNSNQDKDNNKMKETSQLKHEDSSSSQQQSHGNNNVPYTSDADRSTSGDYDSLMNYHQGFGVDDYNRYIGLGNQQDGRFSNPHQLHDFVV; this comes from the exons ATGGCGGTTTATTACCAAACTAGTGTCGGGATGCAACCTCTGTACCAAGAACCCATCTACCTCAGCGAACAACAACAGCAACAGCAAGCTTCTTCTTCCTCCGCCGAGATAATCTCCGGCGGAGGCGGTCTCGAAGTCCCAAACTCGGGCAGCGGTGTACAAAACGAGATGCTTTTTATCCCACCAACAACAAGCGCTGGTCTTAACGGAAGCGTAACGGTTTCAAGCAACGATCTAAGCTTCCACGGTGGAGGACTTTCTTTAAGCCTGGGTAACCAGATCCAATACCATTACCAGAACCTCCCGAACCAGTTGAATTACAATCCTTCTCTGTCTAATGAGAATGGGAAGAGTCCTTCCTCTGGTTACATCAACGGAGTTGGACTCTACAACAACTACCGTTACGAGACGACAGGGTTCGTGAGTAGCGTTCTAAGATCTCCTTACCTTAAACCAACACAGCTATTGCTAGATGAAGTTGTTAGCGTCAGGAAAGATAGTAACAAGAAGACCAAGAACAACAACGAAAAAGGTCAAGACTTTACTAATGGGTCTAGTGAAAACAACACAGATAATAAGGAGTTATCTTCTTCAGAACGTCAAGAGCTTCAGAGCAAGAAGAACAAACTCTTAACAATGGTCAACGAAGTAGACCAAAGGTACAACCAATACCACCACCAGATGGAAGCATTAGCTTCCTCTTTCGAGATGGTAGCTGGTCTCGGAGCAGCTAAGCCTTACACATCAGTGGCTCTGAACAGAATCTCTCGCCATTTTCGATGTTTGAGGGATGCGTTAAAAGAGCAGGTTCAGGTGATTAGAGGGAAGCTTGGGGAGGAGAAGGAGTCTTGTGAAGAGCAAGGAGAGAGGATACCGCGTCTTAGGTATTTAGATCAGAGGCTGAGACAACAGAGAGCTTTGCATCAACAGCTTGGAATGGTTAGACCTTCTTGGAGACCGCAAAGAGGCTTACCTGAAAACTCTGTCTCTATACTCCGCGCTTGGCTCTTTGAGCATTTCCTTCATCC TTATCCTAAGGAGTCAGAGAAGATCATGCTTGCTAAACAGACAGGACTATCGAAAAACCAG GTTGCTAACTGGTTTATTAACGCGAGAGTTCGGCTATGGAAACCGATGATTGAGGAGATGTATAAAGAAGAGTTTGGAGATTCATCATCAGAGTTACTCTCTAACTCTAATCAAGACAAAGACAACAACAAAATGAAGGAAACATCTCAGCTCAAACATGAAGACTCTTCTTCTTCGCAACAACAGAGTCATGGAAACAACAACGTCCCATATACATCTGATGCAGACCGTTCTACTAGTGGAGATTACGACAGCTTGATGAACTATCATCAAGGGTTTGGTGTGGATGATTACAACCGTTACATTGGCCTTGGAAACCAGCAAGATGGTAGATTCTCTAATCCCCATCAATTACACGACTTTGTTGTCTGA